Within Paenibacillus albicereus, the genomic segment GCATCTGGCCGATCTGCTGCGCAAGGCGGCGGATCGCGAAGGGCTGCAGGGACCGGAGCGCCAGCAGTGGGAAAGCGGCCTCGAGTCGGCGCTCGCCTGGCGGCCCGATGCCGCTTGGCTGGCGGCGCAGGTGAGCGGCGGCGCCGTGTTCGGGGGCGAGTACACGATCGTCTACTGCCGCGATGCCGCCGCGCAGATCAAGGCGCAGCTGAAGCGCGGCGCCTATGATGCGGCCGCGTCGCTCGCGGCTGCCGCGCGGCCGCGCTACGTCGCAGCGGCCGAGGCGGCGCGCGCCGAGCTGGCCGCGCTCGGCGGCCAGGCTGCGGCGCTCGCGGGCCTCGCCGCGCTCGGCGAGGCCGCCGCGCAGCGCGAGGCGCGCGCGCAGGCGCTGCTGCCTGCGGCGCCCGCGCGTCCGGCGCTGCCGGCGCGCCGCAGGCGCGCGACGCCGCAGCAGCAGCCTCCGCAGGCCGCGGCAGCGCCGCCGCGCCGGAGCCTGCGGCCGCCTCGGCGCCGGCCGCAGGCGCGCGCCGCGCCGCAGCGGCCGCCGGCGCAGCCGCCGCAGGCGCGCTCGCGCCGCAGCGTGCGGCCGCCGCGCGCCTGCGCGCGGCGGCGGAGCTGCTCGCGCCGGAGCCGGCGCTGGCCGCGGCGGCGGAGGCGATGCGCGCCCGCGCCGAGCGCCTCGGCGCGAGCCGCTTCACGATCGCGCTGTTCGGCGCGTTCAGCGCGGGCAAGTCCTCGCTCGCCAACGCGCTCATCGGCGAGCGGGCGCTGCCCGTGTCGCCGAATCCGACGACCGCGGCGATCAACCGCATTCTCGCGCCGACGGAGGAGCAGCCGCACGGCACGGCCCGCGTCAGCATGAAAGGCCGCGAGGCGATGCTGGACGATCTGCGCTTCTCGCTGTCGCTGCTCGGCGAGGACGCCTCCGGCATCTCCGAGCGGGAGGTGCTGAAGCGGATCGCCGCGCTCCGACCGGACGGCATCCATGCCGCCGGGCGGCCGCATTACAGCTTCCTCAAGGCGGCCGAGGCCGGCTGGGACGAGCTGGCGCCGCAGCTCGGCGAGGTACTGCGCGTCGGAGAAGAGGAGTACCGCCGCTACGTCGCGGAAGAGAGCCGCTCCTGCTTCGTGCGCGAGATCGAGCTGTTCTACAGCTCGCCGCTGACGGACCAGGGCATCGTGCTCGTCGACACGCCGGGCGCGGATTCGGTGAACGCCCGCCATACCGGCGTCGCCTTCAACTACATCAAGAACGCCGACGCGATTTTGTTCGTCACGTACTACAACCATGCGTTCTCGCAGGCGGACCGGCAATTCCTGATGCAGCTGGGGCGGGTCAAGGATCAGTTCGAGCTCGACAAGATGTTCTTCCTCGTCAATGCTGCCGACCTCGCCGCATCGCCGGAGGAGCTGGACGACGTGCTGAAGCATGTCGAATCGAACCTGCTGCAGCACGGCATCCGCCGACCGCGCCTGTTTCCGGTGTCGAGCCTGCTCGGGCTCAAAGGCAAGCAAGGAGCGCACGAGGCGGCGCTCGAGGCTTCGGGCATCCCGGCCTTCGAGCAGAGCTTCCTCGGCTTCACGCGCGGCGAGCTGGGCCGGCTGGCCGTGCAGGCGGCAGACGGCGAGCTGGAGCGCGCCGCGCATACGATCCGCGGCTGGATCCAAGCGGCGGAGGGCGATGCCGACACGCGGCGCCGCGAGCGCGAGCGGCTCGAGGAGCTGCGCGTCCCTGCCGCGGACGCCGCCGCCGTCATCGCCGACGCGCCTCCTGCGGCCGAGCTGGAGAAGGAGCTGCGCGAGCTGTTCCACTATATCCAGCAGCGGATCCGGTACGGCTTCGGGGACTTCTTCAACTATGCCTTCAATCCGTCGAGCCTGCAGGACGACGGCCGCGACCTGAAGAAGGCGGTCTGGACGTCCTGGCTCGAGCTGCAGCGGCTGCTCCAGCTGGAGCTGAGCCAGGAGCTGCTCGCGACGACGCTGCGGCTCGAGACGGCCGCCTCCGCGCTGATCCGCGTCCGTGCGGAAGCGGCGGCGGCAAGGCTGGCCGTGCTGCTGCCGGGCTTCCAGGCGCCGCCGTGGGAAGCGCCGGGATTCGCCGCTCCGCCGGAGCCGGCCGCATGGCAGTCCGTCTCCGTGCAGCCCAAGCGGCTGCAGAGCCTGTTCCGCAGCCCGCGCTCCTTCTTCGAGGGAGAAGGCAAGAAGGCGCTGCGCGAGGAGCTGGAGGAGACGATCTCCCCGGAAATCCGCCACTGGATGGAAGATGCAGCGGCGCAGTGGCTTGCCCACTACCGCTTCGGCCTCGAATCCGGCCTCGCCGCGGCGGCCGAAGCGCTGCGCCTGTCGTTCCAGCGCGAGCTGGACGGCCGCCTCGGCTCGATGCGCGATGGCGGGAGCCTCGATTCCCTGCGCGGGCTCGAGCGGCGTCTCGCAGAGCTGCTTCGCGAGGCGGGCTGATCCAAGCCGCCTCCGGTCCAACCCAAAGAGGATGTCCTTCCGAGCCGCCTTGCGCGGCGGAGAGGACATCTTTTTTTGCGCTTCCTGGGCCTGCCTGTGCGAGCGGATTTCAAAGCGGGGTAAAATTTTTTTTCTCCTTTTCTTCTGAAACAGATAAAAACGCGCAAATGTGTCGCAAACGTGACGATTCATCGAGGAAAAAGAGAATAATCCCCCTCACGCTCCGTTTCTTCCCTTTTAGCGGAGCAGAGTGCTGAATATGGCCGCTGATGGCGTTTGCCGCCCCTGGAGGATGCTGATAACATACGTCCATGTCAGCACTGAAATCGGAACTAAAACCTAACTAACGGGGGAGAGAGCAAACTTGGAGGTTTTCAGGCAACTCAAGCCTTACTACTGGGTGGAGCGGAAATTCATCTTCGCGTCCATCCTCTGCCTGGCCGCAGCTACCGCGCTCGGACTGGTCTATCCGAACCTGCTGCGGTACCTGATCGATGACGTC encodes:
- a CDS encoding dynamin family protein, whose product is MGERALPVSPNPTTAAINRILAPTEEQPHGTARVSMKGREAMLDDLRFSLSLLGEDASGISEREVLKRIAALRPDGIHAAGRPHYSFLKAAEAGWDELAPQLGEVLRVGEEEYRRYVAEESRSCFVREIELFYSSPLTDQGIVLVDTPGADSVNARHTGVAFNYIKNADAILFVTYYNHAFSQADRQFLMQLGRVKDQFELDKMFFLVNAADLAASPEELDDVLKHVESNLLQHGIRRPRLFPVSSLLGLKGKQGAHEAALEASGIPAFEQSFLGFTRGELGRLAVQAADGELERAAHTIRGWIQAAEGDADTRRRERERLEELRVPAADAAAVIADAPPAAELEKELRELFHYIQQRIRYGFGDFFNYAFNPSSLQDDGRDLKKAVWTSWLELQRLLQLELSQELLATTLRLETAASALIRVRAEAAAARLAVLLPGFQAPPWEAPGFAAPPEPAAWQSVSVQPKRLQSLFRSPRSFFEGEGKKALREELEETISPEIRHWMEDAAAQWLAHYRFGLESGLAAAAEALRLSFQRELDGRLGSMRDGGSLDSLRGLERRLAELLREAG